The Chaetodon auriga isolate fChaAug3 chromosome 22, fChaAug3.hap1, whole genome shotgun sequence genome contains a region encoding:
- the btg1 gene encoding protein BTG1: protein MHTLCARGTMKPEINAAVGFLSRFLRVKGHVNDRQVQTFSQSLQDILAEQYKHHWFPDRPCKGSGYRCIRINHKMDPLVGQAGQRIGLTIQQLYLLLPSELTLWVDPFEVSYRIGEDGSICVLYESQPCPPGTPAIAAAGPPSGNSGPMSPMVDSHISCKEELMVLGRTSPSKAYNMMTVSS from the exons ATGCATACCCTTTGTGCCCGGGGAACCATGAAACCAGAGATCAACGCCGCCGTCGGATTTCTGTCGAGATTTCTGAGGGTAAAAGGACACGTAAACGATCGACAGGTCCAAACATTCAGCCAAAGCTTACAGGACATTTTGGCAG AGCAATACAAGCACCACTGGTTCCCAGACAGGCCCTGCAAGGGTTCGGGTTACCGCTGCATCCGCATCAACCACAAGATGGACCCACTGGTGGGGCAGGCGGGCCAGCGCATCGGCCTGACCATCCAGCAACTctacctgctgctgcccagTGAGCTCACGCTGTGGGTGGACCCTTTCGAGGTGTCCTACCGCATCGGCGAGGACGGCTCCATCTGTGTCCTGTACGAGTCGCAGCCCTGCCCCCCAGGAACGCCGGCAATAGCCGCCGCCGGCCCCCCCTCAGGAAACAGCGGGCCGATGAGCCCCATGGTGGACAGTCACATCAGCTGCAAGGAGGAACTGATGGTGCTGGGCAGAACCAGTCCCTCCAAAGCCTACAATATGATGACTGTGTCCAGCTAA